The Medicago truncatula cultivar Jemalong A17 chromosome 4, MtrunA17r5.0-ANR, whole genome shotgun sequence genome includes a region encoding these proteins:
- the LOC11444176 gene encoding F-box protein SKIP1, translated as MEVESEAEWGELTRECLINILSRLSFEDQWRGSLLVCKSWFNAFKEEPSLHSVFNLDPYFDKPLESPRWWTLQFESQIDSMLRSIVQWTHIFLTQIRIRHCSDRSLALVAQRCPNLEVLSIRSCPRVTDDSMSKIATGCPNLRELDISYCYEITHESLVLIGRNCSNIKVLKRNLMNWLDPSQHVGIVPDDYLNACPQDGDSEAAAIANSMPHLEGLEIRFSKLTAKGLNSICQGCPNLEFLDLSGCANLTSRDIAKASSSLSHLKDIKKPNFYIPRSVFHTERYGHWSLYDERFQTDVFRI; from the exons ATGGAAGTAGAAAGCGAAGCCGAGTGGGGCGAGTTGACTCGTGAGTGCCTCATCAACATCCTATCTCGACTCAGCTTTGAAGATCAATGGCGCGGTTCGTTGCTTGTTTGCAAATCATGGTTCAACGCCTTCAAGGAAGAACCATCTCTTCACTCTGTATTCAACCTCGATCCTTACTTCGACAAGCCACTCGAATCACCTCGCTGGTGGACCCTCCAATTCGAATCTCAAATTGATTCCATGCTTCGTTCTATCGTTCAATGGACTCATATCTTCCTCACCCAGATTCGTATTCGACACTGCTCTGATCGCTCTCTCGCTCTTGTTGCCCAAAG ATGTCCAAATCTTGAGGTGTTGTCAATCAGAAGCTGCCCTCGTGTTACTGATGATTCTATGTCTAAAATTGCTACTGGGTGTCCAAATTTAAGGGAATTGGATATCAGCTATTGTTATGAGATAACTCATGAGTCGTTGGTGCTGATTGGAAGAAATTGCTCCAACATTAAAGTTCTCAAGAGAAATCTCATGAATTGGCTTGATCCATCCCAGCACGTAGGGATTGTTCCCGATGATTATCTAAATGCTTGTCCGCAAGATGGAGATTCTGAAGCTGCTGCTATTGCTAATTCTATGCCTCATCTAGAGGGGCTAGAGATTAGGTTCTCCAAGTTAACGGCCAAAGGCCTCAATTCCATATGTCAGGGGTGTCCTAACCTTGAGTTCTTGGATTTGTCTGGGTGTGCTAACTTAACTAGTCGAGACATTGCAAAAGCCTCATCCAGTTTGTCGCACTTGAAAGACATTAAAAAGCCAAATTTCTACATTCCAAGGTCTGTCTTTCACACTGAAAGGTATGGACATTGGAGTCTATATGATGAGAGGTTTCAAACCGATGTTTTCAGAATCTGA
- the LOC11437570 gene encoding uncharacterized protein produces the protein MEPILSFSPSTILLQSFLPVYCSISTSTTKPPSTSSVMPPIEESVTSSFASKEPQDDSKPLWRFVTVTVVQNNDSAGGNKLWRCNFCQKEVRSSYFRARFHLLKIAGEGVQVCSSSCSEKNWSTYSFIYSLKRNKMDPKRVEDVVYAHDLLDCVGIELAELSLDESELETTMFFDDGNGGEETDTILVSS, from the exons ATGGAACCCATCTTGAGTTTCTCACCGTCAACGATTCTCCTCCAGTCCTTCTTACCTGTCTATTGCTCCatctcaacatcaacaacaaaacctCCATCAACATCTTCAG TTATGCCTCCAATTGAAGAAAGTGTTACTAGTTCGTTTGCTTCAAAAGAACCCCAAGATGATAGTAAACCACTATGGAGATTTGTCACTGTCACTGTGGTGCAGAATAATGATTCTGCAGGTGGAAACAAGCTTTGGAGGTGcaacttttgtcaaaaagaGGTGAGGAGTTCATACTTTAGAGCGAGATTTCACTTATTGAAAATTGCTGGTGAAGGAGTTCAGGTATGTTCTTCATCATGTTCTGAGAAAAATTGGAGtacttactcttttatttattctttgaaaagaaataaaatggatCCAAAAAGGGTTGAAGATGTGGTTTATGCGCATGACCTGCTTGATTGTGTTGGAATTGAATTAGCTGAGTTATCTTTAGATGAATCGGAGTTGGAGACTACAATGTTCTTTGATGATGGAAACGGAGGAGAGGAGACTGATACAATCCTTGTTTCCTCTTAA
- the LOC11437571 gene encoding UPF0057 membrane protein At4g30660 encodes MPSTCEIICEILIAVLLPPLGVCLRHGCCTNQFLICLLLTILGYIPGIIYAIYVIIFVDREQYFDEARRPLYANKY; translated from the exons ATGCCTTCAACTTGTGAAATTATCTGTGAGATTTTGATCGCTGTCTTACTCCCTCCATTGGGTGTTTGTCTTCGCCATGGTTGCTGCACT AATCAATTCCTGATCTGCTTGCTGCTTACAATACTAGGATATATTCCTGGTATCATTTATGCTATCTATGTCATTATCTTTGTTGATCGTGAGCAGTACTTTGATGAAGCTAGGCGTCCTTTGTATGCAAACAAATACTAG